TCCATCCTTAAGAAACGTTGGAATTCCAGCGTGTTGCATGAGCGGTCAACGGAAACTCAATCAAGGATTCCGGAACGCAACCCACGCACAATACCGTGCATAATTATCCCATACCCCATCTACACGGCGGTATGGGCGAAAGTCGTGCGCTCAGGCAGTAAGCGGAAGCAGCAGATGCTCATGCAAAGCAGGACGAACGATATTGTCGAAATCGCCAGATTCCGGGCATTGAATCGCAACAACCAAACCCTGCTTCGGCAAAACCGTAGTGATCTGACCGTACGCACCATCCGCACGATATGCCTCCTCATAAGGCGACATCCAGAACTGATAGCCATAACCGCACGTCCAAATATTGCTGTACGGAGTGTCGATCTGCTTGCCGGAAGCCTGCTTGACCCACGATTCGCTGACAATGCGCGTGCCATGCCAAGTGCCATCATTCAAATAGACCTGGCCAAGTTTCAACATATTTGCAAGCGACATGTAGATCCCGCCGCCTGCAATCGGATGACCTTGCGGGTCACATTCCCAAACAGGCCAACCCTGATCCAACTTGGAAAAAATCATGCCATACAAATACTCGCCAAGACGCATGCCGGCAGCCTGCTCCAACATGCGGCCCGCTAAATCAGAATCCGCAGACGAATAGCAGAACGTGCTGCCGGGCTCCGCCTCAACCCTGCGAGAGAACATGTACCGTAAATAATCAGGCGCACCAACACCACTGCGCCGGTCAGGGTTCATCAAATACGCATGATTGAAACCGCTCGACATAGTCAGCAAGTGCCTCAGCGTGATCTGACCCAACTCCAGTTGCGCATCGGAGGGAACATACTCGGGGAACGAGTCGACCAATCGCGAATCGAGCGACAGCAAGCCATCTTCAATCGCAATGCCGATAGCCGTCGAAACATAACTTTTCGTATGGGAATAAATATTACGATCCTGGTCGGGAACGAAATGACGTTCCGCGATAATGGCGTCGCCATCCGCAATCGCAACGGCTTCGACGGGCAGGGACTCGCTTTCAATGAGTTTGACGAAATCGTTGAACATATTGATGGCACCCATGAAATCTCCTTTGACACTGCCTTACGGTGCATTACGGAAACTGTAACGTAAGGCGGTTACGTACGATTGTTACATCAAACGATTTTTCCTAAGCCTGTCGCTAGATGGAGCGCCCGAAAAACCGCTAGGTGCCATGCCTGAAAAAGTCGTTAAATGATAATGCCTTCGCAATGATCGATCTCGTGCTGGATGATTTGCGCGGTGAAACCAGTGAATGTGGCATGACGCTCGCGGAACTTGCGATCCGCATACGAGACCTCAATGCGCTGGAAGCGGACCGTGCGGCGCTCGCCTTTGAGGGACAGACAGCCTTCGGAGGCGTCGTAGGCGCCGTCTTTCGCAGTGATCGTCGGGTTGAACATTACGAAGATGCGATCGCCGAAATCCTCGTCCACGAATGCAATGATGCGCTTCGAGACGCCGATCATGTTTGCGGCCATGCCGACGCAGCCGTTGCGGTGTGCATCGAGAGTGTCTTTGAGATCCTGCGCGACGGCAAGATCCTCGGGCGTATTGAGCGCCTCCGCCGACGGCTGGCTCAAAAACGGAATGGACGTCATGATTTCGCGCTGCATGTGATGTTTCCTCTCGCTGGTTCCTTTGCTGGTCTGCCAACATTGTATGGCGTTATTGTGCGACGCCGTACGGCGATGGGACGGATGGCCGGTTCGCGCCTATCCTTTTACGGAATGTCTCGTGGCGATTTTGAAATGTGGGACCGCAATCGACGCAATATGCTTGGAACCATGGATGACATGCCTCAATATCGGAAATACATGACGCAGGCGCTGGAACTGGCCCATAAGGGAGCCGGTTGGGTGAATCCGAATCCGTTGGTCGGCACGGTGGTGGTCCGCGACGGCGAGATTCTCGCAGCCGGATACCACGACCGCTACCGCGGACCGCATGCGGAACGCATGGCCTTCGACTACGCCGACGAGCATGGTGCCGACATGCATGGAGCCACGGTCATCGACACTCTCGAACCTTGCTGCCATGTCGGATCGCAGCCGGCATGCACCGATCTAATTCTTTCGCACGGCATAACGCGCGTCGTGGTCGGTTCGATCGATCCGAATCCCATCGTGGCCGGCAAAGGACTTCGCATTCTTGAGGAAAACGGTGTGGAAGTGGTATATGACGTGATGCGGGCTGAATGCGACGCCATCAATCGCCATTTCTTCCACTACATCACCACAGGAATGGGGGTGCGGACGAAATGTTGATAAATCAACGTTTTTTAGACCCTTTTTCCTATTTGACAAATGATTTAACTATAGCTATTATGTGCTTCGTAAACAGAAGACATAAATTTCGAAAGGAGGATGATTCGTCAAGTGCAGTGGTTCCGCAGGACGGAACCCAGGTTTTCTGTTTGTGGGCAACAACGATGTGCCGTTTATTTCTCGCATCGGCATTCGTCGGTGCGGGAGTTCACCGATGAAAGGGAATGATCAATGAAGATGAAAAG
This window of the Bifidobacterium pseudocatenulatum DSM 20438 = JCM 1200 = LMG 10505 genome carries:
- a CDS encoding bifunctional diaminohydroxyphosphoribosylaminopyrimidine deaminase/5-amino-6-(5-phosphoribosylamino)uracil reductase RibD; the protein is MPQYRKYMTQALELAHKGAGWVNPNPLVGTVVVRDGEILAAGYHDRYRGPHAERMAFDYADEHGADMHGATVIDTLEPCCHVGSQPACTDLILSHGITRVVVGSIDPNPIVAGKGLRILEENGVEVVYDVMRAECDAINRHFFHYITTGMGVRTKC
- a CDS encoding serine hydrolase domain-containing protein; this encodes MGAINMFNDFVKLIESESLPVEAVAIADGDAIIAERHFVPDQDRNIYSHTKSYVSTAIGIAIEDGLLSLDSRLVDSFPEYVPSDAQLELGQITLRHLLTMSSGFNHAYLMNPDRRSGVGAPDYLRYMFSRRVEAEPGSTFCYSSADSDLAGRMLEQAAGMRLGEYLYGMIFSKLDQGWPVWECDPQGHPIAGGGIYMSLANMLKLGQVYLNDGTWHGTRIVSESWVKQASGKQIDTPYSNIWTCGYGYQFWMSPYEEAYRADGAYGQITTVLPKQGLVVAIQCPESGDFDNIVRPALHEHLLLPLTA
- a CDS encoding peptide deformylase; the encoded protein is MQREIMTSIPFLSQPSAEALNTPEDLAVAQDLKDTLDAHRNGCVGMAANMIGVSKRIIAFVDEDFGDRIFVMFNPTITAKDGAYDASEGCLSLKGERRTVRFQRIEVSYADRKFRERHATFTGFTAQIIQHEIDHCEGIII